In Methylomagnum ishizawai, one DNA window encodes the following:
- a CDS encoding YezD family protein, with the protein MASKPPSHPYRPTQDTLFDHLQHALRGIDSGTLEVVVHEGRVVQIERRQRLYPGRDAVSGLGPKIAPSPT; encoded by the coding sequence ATGGCATCCAAACCCCCGTCCCATCCCTACAGGCCGACCCAGGACACCCTGTTCGACCATCTACAGCACGCCCTGCGCGGCATCGATTCCGGCACCCTCGAAGTGGTCGTCCACGAAGGCCGGGTGGTCCAAATCGAACGCAGGCAACGGCTCTATCCAGGCCGCGACGCCGTTTCCGGCCTGGGTCCGAAAATCGCGCCGTCCCCGACATAA
- a CDS encoding helix-turn-helix domain-containing protein, which produces MKAAAIGPTTPARTPPAAVAGQETELAGVIGDNLRRFRKQRGWSLEQFGRLAKVSRAMLGQIELSRSVPTITVLWKIARALDVPISALLNRDMQEGPRTIAAGQARIVSSPSGWLRSQALFTPDMAGKVEFYESTLDAWASEAAEPHPQGSRANLVVCQGQLELLIEQKRYPLSAGDAICFAADLPRSYRNPGPTETRFYLVMAYAEPRYRPLPPV; this is translated from the coding sequence ATGAAAGCCGCAGCCATAGGGCCGACCACCCCGGCGCGGACTCCTCCCGCCGCGGTGGCCGGCCAGGAAACCGAACTCGCCGGGGTAATCGGCGACAACCTACGCCGCTTCCGCAAGCAACGGGGCTGGTCCCTGGAGCAGTTCGGGCGGCTCGCCAAGGTGAGCCGGGCCATGCTGGGCCAGATCGAACTGAGCCGCAGCGTCCCCACCATCACCGTGCTGTGGAAGATCGCCCGCGCCCTGGACGTGCCGATCTCCGCCCTGCTCAACCGCGACATGCAGGAAGGCCCGCGCACCATCGCCGCCGGCCAGGCCCGCATCGTGTCCTCGCCTTCGGGATGGCTGCGCTCGCAGGCGCTGTTCACCCCGGACATGGCCGGCAAGGTCGAGTTCTACGAATCGACCCTGGACGCCTGGGCCAGCGAAGCGGCGGAACCCCATCCCCAGGGTTCCAGGGCCAATCTGGTGGTCTGCCAGGGCCAATTGGAATTGCTCATCGAACAAAAGCGGTATCCGCTCTCGGCCGGCGACGCGATCTGCTTCGCGGCGGACCTGCCGCGCAGCTATCGCAATCCCGGCCCGACCGAGACGCGGTTCTATCTGGTCATGGCCTATGCCGAACCCCGCTACCGCCCCCTACCCCCCGTATGA